A single window of Lynx canadensis isolate LIC74 chromosome C2, mLynCan4.pri.v2, whole genome shotgun sequence DNA harbors:
- the LOC115522820 gene encoding phospholipid scramblase 2-like, translating into MAFRNRQSMIQWMQTPGIIPNCPPGLEYLTQIHQLLVCQRFDLLEVLGCFATSKKYEVMNNQGHRIYYAEERSNCFLLYLCGPSRPFTMTIYDNVGRDVITMHRTLRSSCCWRNCYVQKLKVEAPPGEKIGYVYQYFHPFLPKFKIKNENKEDVMKIRGPCMLSSCLTDLDFNVRSLDEEIVLGKISKKWAGFMRELFTNADKFGIQFPLDLDVKIKALMLGASFLIDYMYFEHWP; encoded by the exons ATGGCTTTTCGTAATCGTCAGTCCATGATACAATGGATGCAAACACCAGGGATAATACCCAATTGTCCACCTGGATTGGAATATCTGACTCAG ATACATCAGTTACTAGTGTGTCAACGTTTCGATCTTCTGGAAG TTCTCGGTTGTTTTGCAACTAGTAAAAAATATGAAGTCATGAACAATCAAGGACACAGAATTTATTATGCAGAAGAAAGAAGTAATTGTTTCCTCCTATATCTCTGTGGACCTTCAAGACCTTTTACCATGACAATTTATGATAATGTAGGCCGTGATGTCATTACTATGCATAGAACTCTAAGAAGTAGCTGTTGCTGGAGAAACTGCTACGTACAAAAG CTAAAAGTTGAAGCTCCTCCTGGTGAAAAAATTGGATATGTGTATCAATACTTTCACCCATTTTTgccaaagtttaaaataaaaaatgagaataaggaGGATGTAATGAAAATTAGAGGGCCATGTATGCTTTCCAGCTGTCTCACGGATTTAGATTTTAATGTGAG gtctctGGATGAAGAAATAGTTCTTggcaaaatttcaaaaaaatgggCTGGATTTATGAGGGAACTATTCACCAATGCTGATAAATTTGGAATCCAGTTTCCATTGGATCTTGATGTTAAGATAAAAGCGCTGATGCTTGGAGCAAGTTTCCTCATT gACTACATGTACTTTGAACACTGGCCATAA